ATGCGGAGTGGAAGACGACGCATTTTGATTTCCATTCGATAGATAATAATGTATTAAAGCTTGATATTCTTGGACACGATGACCCGACTATGATTCGCATGTTGTTCGATTTGACGGGGGTTGATCCGCAGAAGATACCAGCAGTTGAAGAGAAGGTCATGCAAATCTTCCAGGGGACTGAAGTCTTAGGTGTTACACCGGAACAAATTTACTCTGAAACGGGGACACTGGGTGTACCTGAATTCGGGACTAACTTCGTCCGTGGTATGGTTGCGGAGACGAAACCAAGTAACTTTGCTGAGTTGCTTAAGATTTCCGGCCTCTCGCATGGAACAGACGTCTGGTTAGGTAATGCCCAAGATTTGATTCGCAATAATGTCATCGAATTCTCTGAGGTGATTGGTTGTCGAGATGATATTATGGTGAACTTGATTCACTATGGCTTGGAAGATGGTCTCGCCTTTAAGATTATGGAAAGTGTCCGGAAAGGGAAGGGAATTCCTGATGATTGGCAGGCCGAGATGCGTGCCCATAATGTACCTGAGTGGTATATTGAGTCGTGCTTGAAGATTAAATACATGTTCCCTAAAGCACACGCGGCGGCCTACGTCTTAAATGCCTTGCGGATTGCATATTTCAAGGTATACTATCCCATCCAATATTATGCGGCCTACTTCTCAATTCGGGCTAAAGATTTTGACTTGACTGCCTTTTACCAAGGGAAAGAGATGGTTAAGCGGCGCATTCGGGAAATAAACGATAAAGGCTTTACCGCGACCAATAAAGAAACCACGCTCCTAACGGAGTTGGAGATTGCTAATGAGATGCTGGAGCGGGGGTATCGTTTCCAAATGGTGAATTTGGAGAAATCCGATGCAAGAAATTTCGTAATTGATGGCGATTCTTTAATTCCACCGTTTCGGGCCATCCCTGGCTTAGGTGCCAACGTCGCCGATCAAATTGTTAAAGCCCGAGAAGAAGCAAGCTTCTTGTCGAAAGAAGATTTGCAGAAACGTGGGAAAGTTTCCAAGACTATTATGGAATATATGGATTTAAACGGCGTATTAGAAGGCTTGCCGGAGGAGGATCAGTTGAGTTTATTTTAAGGGTAGCCAGCATTTCCTGAGGGGGTGCTGGTTTTTATAACACTGACTTATCTTATATCAAGATACAATGTAGGTTGAAAAATCTAGTCGAATTAACCTTTAGTCATCATTCGATTCATTGAGGTGGATTTTTTGGGAGTTTAGCTTATTAATAGGCATTTTGCCTTGTTTAATCTGGACGGGGAGATATGTACTTTGCATGATGATTCGTATTTAAACAAAGCAATGCATATTTCTTGCAATTAATTCGTTTTCGAACTAATATATAGATAGTTTAAAGATGCTGATGAATTGAAGAAAGGAAACGATAATTATGACAAAAGTTGGTGTACTTGTAGGAAGTTTAAGAGAGGGTTCATATGCGCGAAAGTGGGCTGAGGAATTTACGAAATTATTGCCAGAAGATTTCGAAGTGACTTTCCTTGAAATTGGTAATTTACCTTTATATAGTGAAGAATACGACGAGAATGAGCCAGCTGAATATGCAAGTTTTCGGGCAGAAGCCAAAGCGCAAGATGCAATTGTAATCTCGACACCTGAATACAACCGTTCAACGTCTGCTGTATTGAAGAATGCTTTAGATGTAGGTTCACGCCCTTATGGTTCAAGTGTATGGGACGGTAAGCCAACCATTATTATTGGCCACTCCATTTCTAATATTAGTGGAGCGAATGCTATTCAAAGCTTACGTCCAACCCTTGCTTTCTTGAATATGCCTGTGCTACCGCAACCTGAAGTACAATTAGCTAACTCTCAAAAGTATTTCGATGATGCCGGTAATTTGAATAATGAAGGCACGAAAGATTTCTTACAAGGGGCAGCCGATGCCTATGTTGCCCATGTCAAACGTTACGTGGACTAAGCCTCTTGCAAGCGATAGCTTGATGTGTTACAATTAATAACGGAATAAGTCGGAAAGGAGTGAGCGATTTTCGCTTGCTCTTTTTTATGCGAATTTTCTAATGCATAGAGATACCTGCAGATGAATACTTAGGTGAAATTATTCTTAGAAGGGGTGAAGTATGAGCGCTATTGTTAAAGCTTTGCAACCAATCATTGAACCTATTGTCCAAGAGCATCATTGTTATTTAGTTGATATGGAATATGTCAAGGAAGGTCCGAACTGGTTTCTACGTGTATACGCTGATAAAGAAGGTGGCATCGATCTGGATGATTGTGCGGCCATTAGTGAAGACGTAAGTGTTGCCTTAGATCAACTTTCGGAAGATCCGTTTCCAGATGCATACTATTTAGAAGTTTCTTCGCCTGGGGCTGAGCGTCCCTTGAAAGATGAAGCGGCAATTGAAGGAGCTGTAGGTGAATACGTTCATTTCGCCTATTATGTCCCACAACATGGGGAAAGCTTCCATGAAGGAACGCTTTTACGTGTCGAAGCGGATGCTTATATTCTAAAAGTAAACCTTAAAGGTCGCATAAAGGAACTTGCGATCGATAAAAATGCCGTGTCTCATGCGCGCTTGGCAATTAAATTTTAATAATTAGAGGTGAAATACACATGAGCAAAGAACTTGTTCAAGCAATGGATTTATTGGAAGAGGAGAAAGGTATCTCCCGTGACGTCATCAAAGAAGCATTAGAATCTGCGCTTGTCTTGGCCTATAAGAAGAATTATGACAGTGCTCAGAATGTGGAAGTAGATTTTGACGTGGAGGAAGGAACCATCAAAGTCTATTCCGTTAAGGAAGTCGTTGAGACGAACTATGACAGCACCTTGGAAATTAGTCTTGATGAAGCCTTGAAAATTAATCGTGCTTATGAAATTGGTGATAAGATTAAATTTGAAGTAACGCCTTCAGATTTCGGTCGCATCGCTACCCAAACGGCGAAGCATGTTATTCTGCAACGCTTACGGGAAGCAGAGCGCGAGATTGTCTATAATGAATACATTCAGTATGAAGATGAAATTCTCACAGGAACCGTTGAGCGACAAGATGCTCGGGCCGTTTATGTCAACTTAGGGAACGTTGAAGCGATTATGCCTCAACGCGAACAAATTCCGGGTGAGCAGTTCACCATGGATCAGCGCATTAAAGTTTATGTAGCTAAAGTTGATAAAACAACCCGCGGGCCGCAAATTGTGGTCAGTCGGGCGCATCCAGATTTCTTGCGTCGTTTATTTGAACAAGAGGTGCCAGAAATATATGATGGTGTTGTTGAAATTATGAGTATTGCCCGTGAAGCTGGCGACCGCTCTAAGGTGGCCGTTCGTTCGCGCGATGCAAACGTAGACCCAGTCGGTACTTGTGTTGGACCAAATGGCCAACGGGTACAAACGATTGTTTACGAATTAAATGGCGAGAACATGGATATTATAGAATACAGCGATGATAAGGAAGTTTTCATCCGCAATGCCATGAATCCTGCTGAAGTTGTAGACGTGATTTTTGAAGAAGAGGGAAGCAGCGAAGCGATTGTTGTTGTACCAGAATACCAATTATCATTAGCCATTGGTAAGAAAGGGCAGAATGCCCGCCTCGGTGCGCGACTAACCAACTGTAAGATTGACATCAAATCGGAAGAAGCCTATGCATCTTACCAAGCCAAGAAAGAAGCTGCCCGCTTAGAAGCAGAAGCTTTAGCTGCCAAAGACGAAGCGTCAGCAGCCGTAGCGGATGATATCGCAAGCATCGAAGATTTAGAAGCTATTCCAGGTGAAGGCAGCGTTGAAGAAGCGATTCAACAAGCAGATATTGCCGAGAATAACTACGATTCGGAAGATGTAGAAGAAGCCATTGGCGAAGTGGAAATCGATGGCGAGCAGACGTATGATGAACTTGTCGAAGAAGTCGCATACGATGAATTAGCCGTCATTGATGAAGAATTAACAGAAGAGTAGGTGGACGCATGAGTAAACAAGGACGTCAACGCAAGATTCCCATGCGTAAATGTATTGTCTCTCAAGAAATGTACCCGAAGAAAGAACTCGTACGCGTAGTCAAAACCAAAGAGAACGAAGTCTTTCTTGACCCAACTGGCCGCCAGAATGGCCGGGGTGCTTACATTGCCCTCGATCCCGAATTGGCTAAGAAGGCAAAGAAAGAGCGCACCTTTGATAAAGCTTTTGGCATAAAGATTGCCGATGAATTCTACGATGAGCTCTATGCCTATGTTGACCATCAGAAAGCGCGTCAAGAGCTCCTATGAAAGAAAGAGACAAAGCTATAAACTTTCTTGGTCTCTGTCAACGCGCAGGGAAATTGGTCAGCGGCGATGAACAGGTAGAACAAGCGACAAAGTTTGGTCAAGTCTATGTTCTTCTATGCGCCAGTGATGCCAGTGAGAGTGCCAAGAAGCGTTACCAGAATTTATCCGAAAATTATGATATTCCATTGTATACGCAGTTTACTCGGGAGGAATTATCCAACGCAATCGGCAAAGCGCGAACAATGTTGGGGATTCAAGACCGTGGAATGGCCAAGAAATTTATGTCTTATGAAGATGGAGAAGAAACAATGAACTAAACACATATAACAGGAAGGTGATTGTATGACAGCAAAACGCATTTACGAATTTGCTAAAGAAAACGACATGACCAGTAAAGCCATGTTAGAGTTAGCTAAAGACGCCGGTTTAGAATTCGGCAGCCACATGTCATCTATTAGTCCAGAAGAGCAAACGACTTTAAAGAAAGCGATGGCAAACCCAGGCAAGTCTAAACAAGAGCAGAAGTCGACCCAAAAGCCTCGTCAAGAGAAAGGCCAAGGCCAATCTGCCTCTAAAGGTGATCAGAAACGTCAAAATCAGAATGATCGCCGCCAAGGTAATCAAGCGAAGGATAAGCCGAAGAATAATAAACGACGCAATAAGTCAGGTAATAATCAAGCGACTCAACAAGGCAACCAAGATAGTAACCAAGAAGGTGGGCGTCGTCGCAATCGTCGCAATCGCCGTCGCAATCGAAATCAGAATCGCAACCATAACCAACCGCAATCTAAAGGCATTACCCAGCGTAAGTATAAAGACTTACCAGAGTCTTTCGAATACTCAGAGGGTATGAATATTCAAGATATTGCGAAGATTTTCCACCGGGATGCAACGGAAATTATTAAACGCCTCATGATGCTAGGAGTCATGGCTAACCAGAACCAAGCTTTATCCAAAGACATTATTGAATTAATTGCTATGGAATACGGCGTAGAAGCCATTGAGAAAGTGGAAATTGACGTTTCAGATCTTGAGCAATATTTCGAAGCGCCGGAAGGTGCCGAAGTGACGTCTCGTCCACCAGTTGTGACGATTATGGGACACGTTGACCATGGTAAGACGACTTTACTCGATCAATTACGCCATACCCGCGTCACCGAAGGTGAAGCCGGAGGTATTACCCAACATATTGGTGCTTATCAAGTCGAAGCGAGTGGTCAAATGATTACTTTCTTAGATACACCAGGTCACGAGGCCTTTACAACCATGCGGGCACGGGGTGCCGATGTTACTGACATTGCTATTATTGTCGTAGCAGCTGATGACGGGGTTATGCCGCAAACTGTAGAAGCAATTAGTCATGCTAAAGCGGCGAATGTGCCAATTATTGTAGCAATTAATAAGATTGATAAGCCTGAAGCGAACCCTGACCGCATTAAGAATGAAATGACTGAACATGAACTCATTCCAGAAGAATGGGGCGGGGACACCATCTTTGTTGAGATTTCAGCTAAGAACAATACAAACATTGATGAATTATTAGAGATGGTCCTACTTGTCGCTGAAGTTCAAGAATTGACGGCTGTAGCTGACCGCCTGGCTGTAGGTTCAGTCATTGAAGCACGCTTGGATAAAGGTCAAGGGGCGACGGCTACCTTGCTAGTTCAAGAAGGGACGCTGAATGTAGGTGACCCAATTGTTGTAGGGAATACTTATGGCCGGGTACGGACGATGGTGAATGACCAAGGTCGTCGCATCCGTGAAGCCGGACCAGCCACACCCGTTGAAATTACTGGTTTAAATGACGCACCTCAAGCCGGGGATTTATTCGTCGTCTATGAAGATGAGAAGACGGCACGTCAAGCTGGAGAAGAACGTGCTAAACAAGCACTCTTAGAAGCGCGTAATGCCAGCCAGAAAGTCACCTTGGATAATCTATTCGAAACGCTTCAAGAAGGCGAATTGAAATCGGTGAATGTAATTATTAAAGCCGATGTTCAAGGTTCAGCTGAAGCACTTAGCGCAAGTCTACAGAAGATTGATGTAGAAGGCGTTAAGGTGAACATCGTTCACTCGGCAGTTGGGGCTATTAACGAGAGCGATATTTCCTTGGCTGCTGCCTCAGGTGCAATTGTCATCGGCTTTAACGTTCGTCCGACCCCACAAGCGCGTCAAGAAGCTGAAGCAGAAGAAATCGATATTCGTCAATACCGGGTCATCTATGATGCGATTGATGAAGTCGAAACAGCTATGAAAGGTCTATTAGACCCAGAATTCAAAGAAGAAGTGCAAGGTCAAGCTATCGTCCGCGAGACATTTACGGTGTCGAAATTGGGAACAATTGCCGGATCTTTTGTCACCGATGGCTATATTGCAAGAAGCAGTCAAGTTCGTCTAATTCGGGATAATATTGTTATTTACGAAGGTGACTTGAAGAGCTTGCGTCGTTTCCAAGACGATGTGCGGGAAGTTACGAAAGGTTTCGAATGTGGAATTATGATTGAAGGGTATAATGACATCAAGATTGATGATGTGATTGAAGCCTTCCATATGGTTGAAGTTAAACCTAGCTAAAAGGAGAAAGTAACATGGCTAAATATCGAGTTGGCCGCGTTCGCCAAGAGATTCTACGTGAGGTCAACGACATCTTGATGAAAGAGGTCAAGGACCCACGTGTAGATGGTGTCACGATTACAGACGTTGACCTAACGGGAGATTTATCTCAAGCAACGATTTACTATAGCACTTTATCTGACCTAGCCGGTCAAAGGCAGAAAACTGAGGATGGCTTACAAGCTGCTACAGGTATCGTACGCCGTGAATTAAGCAAAAGATTAAGCCTATATAAAGTGCCAGAAATCGCATTTGAACGCGATCCATCGATTGACTATGGTAGTCGTATCGATGATTTATTAAAGCAAATCCAAGAAGATGATGTCTAATTATCTGAAGTCCAGGGGAAACTCTGGGCTTTTTATTTTGCACCATAAATTGCTTCTATTTTATACACGTCAATTTCAAGTTTAAATTATTCGCTGTAAGTATTTTGCACATACTTTGAACTGTGGCAATCGAAATTAGACTTTGTGAATCTAAGGTGACATTTATAGGTCAAAAAATATGTATAACACTGACTTGCCTTGCATCATTATTCAACCTATGGGAAAAATGCGGTCATATCAACGTTTCATAATCATTATATTAATTCTACCTTAAATTTACCTAGCCATAGTGCGTTTGCTTATTTGAGTTACTTATGTTTGAGTATTTATATATTTTGAAGAAAAGGACCTCCATTGAGGCAGGGACCACATTACCTCTTAGTAGAGCTTTGTTCATTTATTTGCTATAATATGTTTAGTTTATATTAGAGGTGTAAATATGTACGATGGACTTTTGCCTGTTTGGAAAGCTGCTGGTATGACGAGTCATGATGTGGTTTTTAAGGCACGTAAGATATTAGGAATGAAGAAGATTGGTCATACTGGAACCTTGGATCCTGCTGTGGAAGGGGTTCTTTTGTTATGCCTTGGGAAGGGCACCAAGCTTGTTGAGCTGTTGATGGATGGTGAGAAGGTCTACCAAGGTGAAGTGACCTTTGGTGTGAGTACGGAAACGGAAGATGCTGAAGGGACTGTAGTAGAAGAACAGCCTGTTGAGACAGCAATCCCAGATGAGACGATTGACCAGGCTATGCAGGAATTGACAGGTGTTATTACGCAAATTCCACCGATGTATTCAGCAGTGAAAGTGAAGGGACGCCGTTTATACGAATATGCTCGGGCGGGAGAAGTGGTTGAACGTCCTAAACGTCAAGTGAGTATTGATCGCTTCGAGCGAATGCAGCCATCCATCTATGATGAACAAAGCAAAATGCAGCGTACAGTATTTATGGTTCATTGTGGTAAGGGGACGTATATCCGCACTTTAGCCGTAGATTTAGGGCGAAAGCTAGGTTATCCTGCCCATATGTCTCAGTTGATACGCTTGTCAACTGGAGGTTTTGGCAAGGAAGATGCGGTAAGCTTAGAGGAGCTCGCCGAGGCGGTCCAGACTGGCGCAGAGCTTCCTTGGATCCAGCCCATTGAAACAGGCCTCAAGCATCTGCCTCGCCTAGACATTCAAGGGGAAGCTTTGATTAAAGTTCGAAATGGCCAAGTGCTCGAGGAAGATTATTTCGGGGCGACCATTAAGGAAGCAACGGTAGTCTATAATGACGGTCACGCCATAGCTATATATGCGCCCCATCCAAGTAAAGCCGGCCTGATTAAACCACAGAAAATGTTCTAAAAGAAAGGATTGCATGATGCAAGTTATTCAACTCCACCATCCTTACCGACCGGATGATATTATTGATGAGTCAATTGTTCTAGCTTTGGGCTTCTTTGACGGGGTCCATTTAGGCCACCAGGCAGTGATCCAAAGAGCTCAACAAGAAGCTCAATTGCGAGGAATCAAGCTCGCAGTCATGACCTTTAATCAACATCCTAAGATTATTTACTCTAATATTGATTCCCAGAGCGTGAAGTATCTTTCAACGACTGATCGCAAGTTAGAATTATTTGAAGGCTTAGGTGTAGACGTGACCTATTTAATTGACTATACGCTTGACTTTGGCATGCAAAGCCCGCAAAGCTTTGTCGATGAATATATTGTTGGCTTGAAGGCTGAGGTCGTTGTGGCAGGTTTTGATTATACTTACGGCAAGAAAGACATTGCGAATATGCAGACGTTAGAGGGGCACGCTAAAGGTCGCTTTGATATTATTGAAATATCTGAGTTGACAATGCATGAGCATAAAGTTGGCTCTACTAGCATTAAGGATTTACTCACCCATGGTAATTTAGAAGAAGCCAATCAGCAATTAGGCTATATCTACCAGACCAGTGGTTATGTGGTCCCAGGAGATCAAAGGGGGCGGGATATGGGTTATCCCACGGCGAATGTGAAGACAAATCCACAGGAATTACTTCCAAGTATTGGGGTTTATTCGGTAGAAATTCACGTGGATGGCCAGTGGCATCAGGGGATGGCTTCCATTGGTTATAACGTTACCTTTGAGGGAATTCGTGACTTGCGCTGTGAGGTCAATATCTTTGATTTTGACCGTGATATCTATGGTCAGCAGGTTCAGATACGTTGGCACCATTATTTACGCCCAGAGATCAAATTTGCCTCGGCTGAAGCGCTGATTGAACAACTCCAACAAGATGAAGTAGATAGCCGTCATTTCTTTACAGAACCGAATTACTAAAGATTTTTAGCACTCATTTGTGGCGAGTGCTATTTTTTTGATGTTTGTTGACCTTTTCCCTTGACTTTAACTAGGAAGGGGTGTATGATAGAAGCATAGGTTAGCACTTATCCTATCTGACTGCTAATCTACCTAAAAGAGGTGAAGGAATGCTAACGCCAAGACAAGAAGAAGTTTTGCGATGGATTATTCAACTTTATCGGCAATCGGGTGAACCTATTGGTTCAAAGACCTTGCTGC
This region of Suicoccus acidiformans genomic DNA includes:
- a CDS encoding NADPH-dependent FMN reductase produces the protein MTKVGVLVGSLREGSYARKWAEEFTKLLPEDFEVTFLEIGNLPLYSEEYDENEPAEYASFRAEAKAQDAIVISTPEYNRSTSAVLKNALDVGSRPYGSSVWDGKPTIIIGHSISNISGANAIQSLRPTLAFLNMPVLPQPEVQLANSQKYFDDAGNLNNEGTKDFLQGAADAYVAHVKRYVD
- the truB gene encoding tRNA pseudouridine(55) synthase TruB; the encoded protein is MYDGLLPVWKAAGMTSHDVVFKARKILGMKKIGHTGTLDPAVEGVLLLCLGKGTKLVELLMDGEKVYQGEVTFGVSTETEDAEGTVVEEQPVETAIPDETIDQAMQELTGVITQIPPMYSAVKVKGRRLYEYARAGEVVERPKRQVSIDRFERMQPSIYDEQSKMQRTVFMVHCGKGTYIRTLAVDLGRKLGYPAHMSQLIRLSTGGFGKEDAVSLEELAEAVQTGAELPWIQPIETGLKHLPRLDIQGEALIKVRNGQVLEEDYFGATIKEATVVYNDGHAIAIYAPHPSKAGLIKPQKMF
- a CDS encoding L7Ae/L30e/S12e/Gadd45 family ribosomal protein, with the protein product MKERDKAINFLGLCQRAGKLVSGDEQVEQATKFGQVYVLLCASDASESAKKRYQNLSENYDIPLYTQFTREELSNAIGKARTMLGIQDRGMAKKFMSYEDGEETMN
- the rbfA gene encoding 30S ribosome-binding factor RbfA produces the protein MAKYRVGRVRQEILREVNDILMKEVKDPRVDGVTITDVDLTGDLSQATIYYSTLSDLAGQRQKTEDGLQAATGIVRRELSKRLSLYKVPEIAFERDPSIDYGSRIDDLLKQIQEDDV
- the rimP gene encoding ribosome maturation factor RimP; protein product: MSAIVKALQPIIEPIVQEHHCYLVDMEYVKEGPNWFLRVYADKEGGIDLDDCAAISEDVSVALDQLSEDPFPDAYYLEVSSPGAERPLKDEAAIEGAVGEYVHFAYYVPQHGESFHEGTLLRVEADAYILKVNLKGRIKELAIDKNAVSHARLAIKF
- the rnpM gene encoding RNase P modulator RnpM, giving the protein MSKQGRQRKIPMRKCIVSQEMYPKKELVRVVKTKENEVFLDPTGRQNGRGAYIALDPELAKKAKKERTFDKAFGIKIADEFYDELYAYVDHQKARQELL
- the ribF gene encoding riboflavin biosynthesis protein RibF → MQVIQLHHPYRPDDIIDESIVLALGFFDGVHLGHQAVIQRAQQEAQLRGIKLAVMTFNQHPKIIYSNIDSQSVKYLSTTDRKLELFEGLGVDVTYLIDYTLDFGMQSPQSFVDEYIVGLKAEVVVAGFDYTYGKKDIANMQTLEGHAKGRFDIIEISELTMHEHKVGSTSIKDLLTHGNLEEANQQLGYIYQTSGYVVPGDQRGRDMGYPTANVKTNPQELLPSIGVYSVEIHVDGQWHQGMASIGYNVTFEGIRDLRCEVNIFDFDRDIYGQQVQIRWHHYLRPEIKFASAEALIEQLQQDEVDSRHFFTEPNY
- the infB gene encoding translation initiation factor IF-2; the encoded protein is MTAKRIYEFAKENDMTSKAMLELAKDAGLEFGSHMSSISPEEQTTLKKAMANPGKSKQEQKSTQKPRQEKGQGQSASKGDQKRQNQNDRRQGNQAKDKPKNNKRRNKSGNNQATQQGNQDSNQEGGRRRNRRNRRRNRNQNRNHNQPQSKGITQRKYKDLPESFEYSEGMNIQDIAKIFHRDATEIIKRLMMLGVMANQNQALSKDIIELIAMEYGVEAIEKVEIDVSDLEQYFEAPEGAEVTSRPPVVTIMGHVDHGKTTLLDQLRHTRVTEGEAGGITQHIGAYQVEASGQMITFLDTPGHEAFTTMRARGADVTDIAIIVVAADDGVMPQTVEAISHAKAANVPIIVAINKIDKPEANPDRIKNEMTEHELIPEEWGGDTIFVEISAKNNTNIDELLEMVLLVAEVQELTAVADRLAVGSVIEARLDKGQGATATLLVQEGTLNVGDPIVVGNTYGRVRTMVNDQGRRIREAGPATPVEITGLNDAPQAGDLFVVYEDEKTARQAGEERAKQALLEARNASQKVTLDNLFETLQEGELKSVNVIIKADVQGSAEALSASLQKIDVEGVKVNIVHSAVGAINESDISLAAASGAIVIGFNVRPTPQARQEAEAEEIDIRQYRVIYDAIDEVETAMKGLLDPEFKEEVQGQAIVRETFTVSKLGTIAGSFVTDGYIARSSQVRLIRDNIVIYEGDLKSLRRFQDDVREVTKGFECGIMIEGYNDIKIDDVIEAFHMVEVKPS
- the nusA gene encoding transcription termination factor NusA, with translation MSKELVQAMDLLEEEKGISRDVIKEALESALVLAYKKNYDSAQNVEVDFDVEEGTIKVYSVKEVVETNYDSTLEISLDEALKINRAYEIGDKIKFEVTPSDFGRIATQTAKHVILQRLREAEREIVYNEYIQYEDEILTGTVERQDARAVYVNLGNVEAIMPQREQIPGEQFTMDQRIKVYVAKVDKTTRGPQIVVSRAHPDFLRRLFEQEVPEIYDGVVEIMSIAREAGDRSKVAVRSRDANVDPVGTCVGPNGQRVQTIVYELNGENMDIIEYSDDKEVFIRNAMNPAEVVDVIFEEEGSSEAIVVVPEYQLSLAIGKKGQNARLGARLTNCKIDIKSEEAYASYQAKKEAARLEAEALAAKDEASAAVADDIASIEDLEAIPGEGSVEEAIQQADIAENNYDSEDVEEAIGEVEIDGEQTYDELVEEVAYDELAVIDEELTEE